A genomic region of Ignavibacteria bacterium contains the following coding sequences:
- the pheA gene encoding prephenate dehydratase yields MNFYFQGERGAFSEEAGFKFFGNNSSGIPCENFEDVVKSVLKKKNSYGILPIENSSIGSIHSNYDLLLKYPVYIIGEINLVVRQHLIGLRNASLGGFKKIISHPAALQQCQKFLNSLKNIKVDLSYDTAGSVKLIKENNLLDTAAISSEISAKIYGMKIFKRNIQDNDRNITRFIVISSKLKCPRKNPKTSVVFTLKNVPGALFRALSVFALRDIDLTKIESRPIPEKPFEYYFYLDFRGSINQTVSKNALNNLKEISSFLKILGSYEESVIKKE; encoded by the coding sequence ATAAATTTTTATTTTCAAGGTGAAAGAGGTGCTTTCTCAGAAGAAGCTGGATTCAAATTCTTTGGTAATAACTCTTCCGGGATACCCTGTGAGAATTTTGAAGATGTTGTTAAAAGTGTTTTAAAAAAGAAAAATTCTTATGGAATTCTTCCAATTGAAAATTCAAGTATTGGGAGTATACATTCAAATTATGATTTGTTATTGAAATATCCAGTATACATTATCGGGGAAATAAATTTGGTTGTAAGACAACATTTGATTGGACTAAGAAACGCAAGTCTTGGTGGATTCAAAAAAATTATTTCTCATCCAGCTGCGCTTCAGCAATGTCAAAAATTTTTGAATTCATTAAAAAACATAAAAGTTGATTTGAGTTACGATACAGCTGGAAGTGTAAAATTGATTAAAGAAAACAATTTGTTAGATACGGCAGCAATATCTTCCGAAATTTCAGCTAAAATTTATGGTATGAAAATCTTTAAAAGAAATATTCAAGATAATGATAGAAACATAACTCGATTTATAGTTATTTCATCTAAACTTAAATGTCCACGCAAAAATCCTAAGACTTCAGTTGTGTTCACATTAAAAAATGTTCCAGGCGCTTTGTTTAGAGCTTTGAGCGTGTTTGCACTTCGAGATATTGATCTTACAAAAATCGAATCACGACCAATTCCAGAAAAGCCTTTTGAGTATTATTTCTACTTAGATTTTAGAGGTTCAATCAATCAAACAGTTTCAAAAAATGCATTAAATAATTTAAAAGAGATTTCTTCTTTTCTAAAAATTCTTGGTTCTTATGAAGAATCGGTGATAAAGAAAGAATAA
- a CDS encoding T9SS type A sorting domain-containing protein, producing MKKVILLFLALTTMSYSQNLFINEFMALNNSTIKDNFDRYEDWIEIYNAGNLPVDLNGFGLTDDKAQPYKWVFNGNVEIPAKGYLLIWASNRDTIIGDFIHTNFALSGSGEFIGLSSPTQIFIDSITFGPQTADRSFGRKPDGSTNWMIFVSPTPGISNDSLSVLPLSTPTFSHSSGIYSSPFTLTLSHPVTNAQIFYTIDGSHPTTSSNLYTSPILIDSNRVIRAIAYLPGRPQSKIATRSFFISPEGNLPILSIVTDPQNLFNPDSGIYIHYDSTGDNWERYSTLEFFERDGVNKFSIDCGLRIHGGFTRAKEKKSFRVNFRKIYGNSVLNYKLFKDLNADIFDEVVIKAGSNDMVRLSSRWTLIRDQLISNLWMRYKGLVSSGFYARVYLNGQPFGIYNIREHIDSLYLKYHLGIKYPELRENWTQKLGSSAHWDSIWSFIYNKPQLDSIQFKFVEDRVDIKNYIDYFAFQVYAGNFDWPHNNLFFGRDALGGKWNWIMWDADQTFAVYNFGPYNTLEWALRDTVRTDLLYYDFPDLVEGTRFPRRLFSNTKFKEKFISRFTDLLNTAFQPQNVLPIVDSLKNHLINDISFEIQKWGSSYTTWSRNIDSLRTFIQYRVDSLRQYTIQKFGFGGLNNISVNIDPTKGKLFINELEINSSSFTGKYFSGMKIFVSAEPAIGFRFSHWSDSTLPQTKTFTTTVDRDFVFEPVFVPDISPVNIAANDVIINEYWLNDNGTRYPSLNYRPIYGDWIELLVTKDNGVDLRNWRLTNNSTKTKLDSLDLNEGSIFFKNIPQLSSVPKGTHILLITKKHPSNDYYFSTDDLDYSDSTMIFYIGNRNLDGSFDPGFGVRTSNDRLVLLHPNKLLNYTDDIGVDFISEGSDVTPQSFGVSNDGVNFINPFVGIGDDDGAIFAFSTLNNFNNDNGIDETPGDDKPGSGGWIVDPSKEFTGDDPTNPGQRNILTPGKKNYSGTTDVVDLTIPDKYILYQNYPNPFNSQTKLKFALPKREKVSIKVYDILGRQISELINDEKMAGFYELTFDASKYNLASGVYFVRFETKDFSQAIKLVYIK from the coding sequence GTGAAGAAAGTAATTTTACTTTTTCTTGCACTTACAACTATGAGTTATTCTCAAAATTTGTTTATTAATGAATTTATGGCTCTTAATAATTCAACCATAAAAGATAATTTTGATAGATATGAAGATTGGATTGAAATTTATAATGCCGGCAATCTTCCAGTAGATTTAAATGGGTTTGGCTTAACTGATGACAAAGCGCAACCTTACAAATGGGTTTTTAATGGCAATGTTGAAATTCCGGCGAAAGGTTATCTTTTAATTTGGGCATCGAACAGAGATACAATAATTGGTGATTTTATTCATACAAATTTTGCCTTAAGCGGCTCAGGTGAATTTATTGGATTGAGTTCACCCACACAGATTTTTATTGATTCAATCACATTTGGTCCTCAAACTGCTGATAGAAGTTTTGGCAGAAAACCGGATGGAAGTACAAACTGGATGATTTTTGTATCACCAACTCCGGGAATTTCAAATGACAGTCTCTCAGTTCTTCCACTTTCAACACCGACATTTTCTCATTCTTCTGGAATTTATTCTTCACCGTTTACATTAACTTTATCTCACCCAGTGACAAATGCCCAAATTTTTTATACAATAGATGGATCTCATCCAACGACAAGTTCCAATCTTTATACATCTCCAATTTTAATAGATTCAAATAGAGTCATAAGAGCTATAGCTTATTTACCCGGAAGACCGCAAAGTAAAATTGCAACAAGATCATTTTTTATTTCACCTGAAGGAAATCTTCCAATTTTATCTATAGTAACAGATCCACAAAATTTATTTAATCCCGATTCTGGAATTTATATTCATTACGATTCAACAGGAGACAATTGGGAGCGATATTCTACCCTTGAATTTTTTGAGCGAGATGGTGTAAATAAGTTTTCAATTGATTGTGGTTTAAGAATTCATGGAGGTTTTACACGAGCAAAAGAAAAAAAATCATTTCGGGTAAATTTCAGAAAAATTTACGGCAATTCGGTTCTAAACTATAAGCTATTTAAAGATTTAAATGCAGATATTTTTGATGAAGTTGTGATTAAAGCTGGCTCAAATGATATGGTTAGATTGTCTTCAAGATGGACGCTAATACGGGATCAATTAATTTCAAATCTCTGGATGCGGTATAAGGGTTTGGTATCTTCGGGTTTTTATGCACGAGTATATTTAAATGGTCAACCTTTTGGAATTTACAATATCCGCGAACACATTGATTCGTTGTATTTAAAGTATCATCTTGGGATAAAATATCCTGAACTTCGAGAAAACTGGACACAAAAACTTGGAAGTTCTGCTCATTGGGATTCTATCTGGAGTTTTATTTACAACAAACCTCAACTCGATTCTATTCAATTTAAGTTTGTTGAAGACAGAGTTGATATAAAAAATTACATTGATTATTTCGCATTTCAAGTTTATGCGGGAAATTTTGATTGGCCCCATAACAATTTATTCTTTGGTAGAGATGCTCTTGGAGGCAAGTGGAATTGGATAATGTGGGATGCTGACCAAACTTTCGCTGTTTACAATTTTGGACCTTATAATACTTTAGAGTGGGCATTAAGGGATACAGTTAGAACGGATTTACTTTATTATGATTTCCCTGATCTTGTTGAAGGTACAAGATTTCCAAGGAGACTCTTTTCAAATACAAAATTTAAAGAAAAATTTATTTCACGATTTACAGATTTACTAAATACAGCATTTCAACCTCAAAATGTTTTACCAATTGTAGATTCATTAAAAAACCATTTAATTAATGATATATCTTTCGAAATTCAAAAATGGGGTAGCTCTTATACTACATGGAGTAGAAACATTGATAGTCTTAGAACATTTATACAATATCGTGTTGATAGCTTAAGACAATATACAATACAAAAGTTTGGATTTGGTGGATTGAATAATATTTCAGTGAATATTGATCCAACAAAGGGGAAATTGTTTATCAACGAACTTGAAATAAACTCTTCGTCCTTTACAGGTAAATATTTCTCTGGTATGAAAATATTTGTCTCCGCTGAGCCAGCTATTGGTTTTAGATTTTCTCACTGGAGTGATTCAACTCTACCGCAGACAAAAACTTTTACAACTACAGTAGACAGGGATTTTGTCTTTGAGCCAGTCTTTGTTCCCGACATATCGCCAGTGAACATTGCAGCGAATGATGTAATAATAAACGAGTATTGGTTAAATGATAATGGAACGAGATATCCATCGTTAAATTACAGACCAATTTATGGTGATTGGATAGAATTGTTAGTTACCAAAGACAATGGAGTGGATTTAAGGAATTGGAGGTTAACTAATAATTCAACCAAAACAAAACTGGATTCGCTTGATTTGAACGAAGGCTCGATTTTCTTTAAGAATATTCCACAGCTTAGTTCAGTTCCAAAAGGGACGCACATTCTCTTAATTACTAAAAAACATCCTTCAAATGATTACTATTTTTCAACCGATGACCTTGATTACAGCGACAGCACAATGATTTTTTACATCGGGAATAGAAATTTAGATGGAAGTTTTGATCCGGGATTTGGCGTAAGAACATCAAATGATCGATTAGTCTTATTACACCCAAATAAACTTTTAAATTATACAGATGACATTGGAGTTGATTTTATTTCTGAAGGAAGTGATGTGACTCCTCAATCATTTGGTGTTTCTAATGATGGAGTAAATTTTATAAATCCATTTGTGGGAATAGGTGATGATGACGGAGCAATTTTTGCATTTTCGACTTTAAATAATTTCAACAACGACAATGGAATTGACGAAACTCCCGGCGATGATAAACCAGGCAGCGGTGGCTGGATTGTTGATCCATCAAAAGAATTTACGGGTGACGATCCGACAAACCCCGGTCAAAGAAATATTTTAACACCTGGAAAGAAAAATTACTCAGGTACAACAGATGTTGTTGATCTAACAATTCCAGATAAATATATTCTTTATCAGAATTATCCGAATCCTTTTAACTCACAAACTAAATTGAAATTTGCATTACCGAAAAGAGAGAAAGTCTCTATAAAAGTTTATGATATCTTAGGAAGACAAATATCTGAATTAATTAATGATGAGAAGATGGCTGGATTCTACGAATTAACATTTGACGCTTCAAAGTATAATCTCGCATCCGGTGTATATTTTGTAAGATTTGAGACAAAAGATTTTTCTCAAGCTATTAAACTTGTTTATATTAAATAA
- a CDS encoding ATP-grasp domain-containing protein → MNYIFLSPHFPVNYYNFIPRLREFGVNVFGIADENFENLRYELKYSLNEYYKVNDLHNYDELLRAVAFFTFKYGKIDRLESFNEYWLETDARLRTDFNIPGIKLDQIEFYKNKSRMKELFQKARINVAKGKVVKEKTEAEIFIKEVGYPIVAKPDKGVGAAQTYKIENDDELNSFFNSKPPIDYILEEFIEGDIYSFDGLTDQNGEIVFFTSHKYQRGIMETVNNDLHIYYHSLIDVPQDLYEAGKRIVETFEVKERFFHFEFFRRYRDGKLYALEVNMRPPGGFTLDMFNYACDFDVYREYASIVVTNKLTAEYERKYHVCYIGRKFNKNYVHTHEEILKKFNEILVMYSPISPVLSDALGNYCYIVRSKDFSQIEEAIEFIHKMWD, encoded by the coding sequence ATGAATTACATATTTTTATCACCGCATTTCCCAGTCAACTACTATAATTTCATTCCAAGATTAAGGGAATTTGGAGTAAATGTTTTTGGAATCGCTGATGAGAATTTTGAAAACCTCCGGTACGAGTTAAAATATAGCTTAAATGAATATTACAAAGTAAATGATCTTCATAACTATGATGAACTTCTAAGGGCAGTTGCTTTCTTTACATTTAAATATGGTAAGATAGATCGGCTTGAATCTTTTAATGAATATTGGCTTGAAACAGATGCAAGGCTTAGAACTGATTTTAATATTCCGGGAATTAAGCTGGACCAAATTGAATTTTATAAAAATAAATCTCGAATGAAGGAATTATTTCAGAAAGCAAGAATAAATGTCGCAAAGGGTAAAGTTGTAAAAGAAAAGACTGAAGCTGAAATTTTTATTAAAGAAGTTGGTTATCCAATTGTTGCAAAACCCGACAAAGGTGTTGGTGCTGCACAAACTTATAAAATTGAAAATGATGATGAGTTAAATTCTTTTTTCAATTCAAAACCGCCAATAGATTACATCCTTGAGGAATTTATTGAAGGAGATATTTATTCATTTGATGGGTTGACAGATCAGAATGGTGAAATTGTGTTTTTCACATCTCATAAGTATCAAAGAGGAATTATGGAAACTGTTAATAATGATCTACACATTTATTATCATTCTTTGATTGATGTTCCTCAGGATCTATATGAAGCTGGAAAACGAATAGTTGAAACTTTTGAAGTCAAAGAAAGATTTTTTCACTTTGAATTTTTTCGAAGGTATAGAGATGGAAAATTATATGCACTTGAGGTAAATATGCGTCCGCCCGGTGGATTTACATTGGATATGTTTAATTATGCCTGTGATTTTGATGTCTATCGTGAATATGCAAGTATTGTAGTTACAAACAAATTAACAGCAGAATATGAAAGAAAATATCATGTTTGTTACATCGGAAGAAAATTCAATAAAAATTATGTCCACACTCACGAAGAAATTTTAAAAAAGTTTAATGAGATTTTAGTGATGTACTCTCCAATAAGCCCGGTTTTAAGCGATGCTCTTGGAAATTATTGTTATATAGTTCGATCAAAAGATTTTTCTCAAATTGAAGAAGCAATTGAATTCATTCACAAAATGTGGGATTAA
- a CDS encoding esterase family protein — protein sequence MNVEYHKWYSPNLEKEMELKVYGHFGKPLVIFPCQDGRFYDAENFGMIDSIAHLIESGKIKVFTVDGIDWESWTNQNIHPSQRGYRYEQYNKYIVNEVGSFIRNHCKDQTIKCISTGASMGAYHAANFFFKHPYLFDGVIALSGIYHLRMFIGDYYDNYVYFNSPLHFLPNLNDPWILELYKQSKIVICCGQGAWEEEMLQDTLALKRILEVKKIPAWIDIWGYDVNHDWPWWNNQLPYFLEKILAE from the coding sequence ATGAATGTTGAATATCACAAATGGTACAGTCCAAATTTAGAAAAGGAAATGGAATTAAAAGTTTATGGTCACTTTGGTAAACCATTGGTCATTTTTCCCTGTCAGGATGGAAGATTTTATGATGCGGAAAATTTTGGAATGATAGACTCAATTGCACATTTAATCGAAAGTGGAAAGATTAAAGTTTTTACCGTTGACGGAATTGATTGGGAATCGTGGACAAATCAAAATATTCACCCATCACAAAGAGGATATAGATATGAGCAGTATAATAAATACATTGTAAATGAGGTTGGTTCCTTTATACGAAATCACTGCAAAGATCAAACAATAAAATGCATTTCGACTGGTGCGAGTATGGGTGCATATCACGCGGCTAATTTCTTTTTCAAACATCCTTATTTGTTTGATGGAGTTATCGCTCTAAGTGGAATTTACCATTTGCGAATGTTTATCGGTGATTATTATGACAATTATGTTTATTTCAATTCGCCATTGCACTTTTTACCAAATCTTAATGATCCTTGGATTCTTGAACTTTACAAACAGAGTAAAATCGTAATTTGCTGCGGTCAAGGCGCTTGGGAAGAAGAAATGCTGCAAGATACTTTAGCTCTTAAAAGAATTCTTGAAGTGAAAAAGATACCCGCATGGATTGACATCTGGGGTTATGATGTGAATCATGATTGGCCCTGGTGGAATAATCAATTACCTTACTTCCTTGAAAAAATTTTGGCTGAATGA
- a CDS encoding DUF190 domain-containing protein: MEIKSDAKLLRIFVGDSDKISGIPVYEQIVLKAKKVGLAGATVFKGFMGFGQTSRLHTAKILRLSEDLPMVIEIVDEKEKIDQFLPILDEIFEKAECGGLVTIEKAEVIKYTARKD, encoded by the coding sequence ATGGAAATCAAAAGCGACGCAAAACTTTTAAGAATATTTGTCGGTGACTCTGACAAAATTTCAGGAATCCCAGTTTACGAACAAATTGTTTTAAAGGCTAAAAAAGTTGGACTGGCTGGAGCGACGGTCTTTAAAGGTTTTATGGGATTTGGCCAAACAAGCAGACTTCATACAGCAAAGATTCTCAGATTATCCGAAGACCTTCCAATGGTAATTGAAATTGTTGATGAGAAGGAAAAAATTGATCAATTTCTTCCAATTCTTGACGAAATCTTTGAAAAAGCTGAATGTGGTGGTCTCGTAACAATTGAAAAAGCTGAAGTGATAAAATACACAGCGCGAAAAGATTAG
- the crcB gene encoding fluoride efflux transporter CrcB — translation MKNYIIVGIGSAIGGMVRFFLSNFVYKFLSPVFPYGTLVVNALGSFLIGIFLFYLDANELISSEMRIFLTVGFCGGLTTFSTFSYETFSLIQNSEYLFTILNIVLNLLFSFTGILLAFIISHKILRGF, via the coding sequence ATGAAAAATTATATAATAGTTGGAATTGGTTCCGCAATTGGTGGGATGGTAAGATTTTTTCTCTCGAATTTTGTTTACAAATTTTTAAGCCCCGTATTCCCCTATGGAACTTTGGTTGTTAACGCCTTAGGAAGTTTTTTAATAGGCATATTTCTTTTTTATCTTGATGCAAATGAATTAATAAGTTCAGAAATGAGAATATTTCTTACCGTTGGCTTCTGTGGCGGATTAACTACATTTTCAACTTTCAGTTATGAAACATTCAGCTTAATTCAAAACTCAGAATATCTTTTTACAATTCTTAATATTGTTTTAAACCTTCTTTTTTCATTCACAGGTATTCTGCTTGCATTTATAATATCTCATAAAATTTTAAGAGGTTTTTAA
- a CDS encoding S9 family peptidase: protein MKRLISFFLILTVSFSFAQKRAFEIEDLYRLKSIADPQLSPDQNYIAYSLTSYKLKEGKSNSDVYLFDVKTKQSKQLTYFEGADFQPRFSADGKNLFFISTRTKETQIFKLPLDGGEPVKLTNISTGISDLVVSTDGRYIAFTTKVFPECGDNDECNKRINDKMENGPIQAHLADELLFRHWDEYSDGRRSHIFILDLQTNKVKDVTPGDFESPIFSLGGPINYDFSPDGKELCFASNRDKSTTVSQATTTNSDLWIVNLETGETVNITQNNLAWDGSPKYSPDGKYIAYRRQSKPGYESDLFQLSLYNRSTKTSEIISGTFDNWINEFEWSSDSKTIYFTAEEKGGTPIYKIDIATKKISKVLEANAIDAFVVSKDQKKIYLIRRSTGEPSALYEYDVSNKKLTRLTFDNKQIEDEVDIRPAESYWATSKDGTKIHYFMVKPHNFDPNKKYPVILNVHGGPQSQWMDAFRGDWQVYPGKGYIVVFPNPRGSTGYGQKFTEEISKDWGGKVFEDLMAVVDEVEKFPFVDKDRIGAMGWSYGGYMMNWFQAKTDRFKCLVSMMGVYDLRSMYSTTEELWFPEWDLGGAPWESKDIYEKFSPSNYVENFKTPTLIITGEKDYRVSYNQSLMYFTDLQKRGIPSRLIIFKNDGHWPNSVRSMPLYYNAHLEWFHKYLGGEPAPWDSKKMVRNLHYEE from the coding sequence ATGAAGAGACTGATTTCTTTCTTCTTAATACTTACAGTTTCATTCTCATTTGCTCAAAAACGAGCTTTTGAAATTGAAGACCTTTACAGGCTTAAATCTATCGCTGACCCTCAACTATCTCCAGATCAAAACTACATTGCATATTCTTTGACTTCATATAAGCTAAAAGAAGGAAAATCAAATTCTGATGTTTATCTCTTTGATGTGAAGACTAAACAATCAAAACAATTAACATACTTTGAAGGTGCAGATTTTCAACCGAGATTTTCTGCTGATGGGAAAAATTTGTTTTTTATTTCAACCCGAACAAAAGAAACACAAATTTTCAAACTTCCACTTGATGGCGGTGAACCTGTTAAGCTAACAAATATCTCGACAGGTATAAGTGATCTTGTTGTTTCAACTGATGGAAGATACATAGCTTTTACCACAAAGGTTTTTCCAGAATGTGGAGATAATGATGAATGCAATAAAAGAATCAACGACAAAATGGAAAATGGACCAATTCAAGCACATCTTGCTGATGAACTCTTATTCCGTCATTGGGATGAATATTCAGATGGCAGAAGATCCCATATTTTTATTCTTGATTTACAAACTAATAAAGTGAAAGATGTAACTCCCGGTGATTTCGAAAGCCCAATCTTCTCTCTTGGTGGTCCAATTAATTATGATTTTTCTCCAGATGGTAAAGAATTATGCTTTGCCTCAAATCGAGATAAATCGACAACTGTTTCACAAGCAACTACGACAAATTCAGATTTATGGATTGTCAATCTTGAGACTGGCGAGACTGTTAACATCACTCAAAATAATTTAGCCTGGGATGGTTCACCAAAATATTCACCCGATGGAAAATACATCGCTTACAGAAGACAATCCAAACCAGGGTATGAGTCTGACCTCTTTCAATTATCTCTTTACAACCGATCAACAAAAACTTCTGAAATAATCTCAGGGACATTTGATAACTGGATTAATGAATTTGAATGGAGTTCAGATTCAAAAACTATTTATTTTACTGCTGAGGAAAAAGGCGGAACTCCCATTTATAAGATTGATATTGCAACAAAAAAAATCTCAAAGGTTTTAGAAGCAAATGCCATTGATGCTTTTGTTGTTTCAAAAGATCAAAAGAAAATTTATTTAATTCGCCGTTCGACTGGTGAACCATCGGCACTATATGAATATGATGTTTCAAATAAAAAATTAACTCGTCTCACTTTTGATAACAAACAAATTGAAGATGAAGTCGATATTCGTCCTGCCGAAAGTTACTGGGCGACTTCAAAAGATGGGACAAAGATTCATTATTTCATGGTCAAGCCGCATAATTTCGATCCAAATAAAAAATATCCTGTAATTCTTAATGTTCACGGCGGACCGCAATCTCAATGGATGGATGCATTTCGCGGTGATTGGCAGGTGTATCCTGGTAAAGGTTACATTGTTGTATTTCCAAATCCAAGAGGTTCAACAGGCTATGGACAGAAATTCACAGAAGAAATTTCAAAAGATTGGGGTGGAAAAGTATTCGAAGATTTAATGGCAGTTGTTGATGAAGTTGAAAAATTCCCTTTCGTTGATAAAGATCGAATTGGTGCAATGGGCTGGTCTTATGGCGGTTATATGATGAATTGGTTTCAAGCAAAAACTGATCGTTTCAAGTGCCTTGTTTCGATGATGGGAGTCTACGATCTAAGATCAATGTACAGCACAACTGAAGAACTCTGGTTCCCCGAATGGGATTTAGGTGGTGCTCCGTGGGAATCCAAAGATATTTATGAAAAGTTTTCTCCTTCCAACTATGTTGAAAACTTTAAAACTCCAACCTTGATCATAACAGGTGAAAAAGATTATCGTGTCTCTTATAATCAGAGTTTGATGTATTTTACAGATTTACAAAAGAGGGGAATTCCATCACGACTAATCATATTTAAGAATGATGGACATTGGCCTAACTCTGTTCGCTCTATGCCTTTGTATTATAATGCTCATCTCGAATGGTTTCATAAATATTTAGGTGGTGAGCCTGCACCCTGGGATTCAAAGAAAATGGTTAGAAATCTTCATTACGAAGAATAA
- a CDS encoding guanosine monophosphate reductase, with amino-acid sequence MKIYSKAELNEFFYSLTYDDISLVPTSISEIRSRSLIELRDDFLGLDLTIPIISSPMDTVTGLEMCRELNNLGALGILNRFDSSLEKVLNNGNELEGLKAVSIGLDTPEDVIEKLAEKNFIICIDTANANNVFVLKKTEEIKKKYNLKIIIGNTATGATLETLENAGADAVRVGIGGGSVCTTSIQTGIGIGQVSAILDTVMTKKEKKLKIEIIADGGIKHAGDIAKAIALGADAVMLGRMLAGTKETPGEVIKYNGMLWKKYRGSASFGVKMKNVFVEGEETMVPYKGTVKNVIDSIMDGLRSCMSYMNCKSLDELRQCESFSVLSNSSYLERLPKV; translated from the coding sequence ATGAAAATTTATTCAAAAGCTGAATTAAACGAGTTCTTTTATTCATTAACCTACGATGATATTTCTCTTGTCCCCACATCAATTTCCGAAATTCGCTCTCGAAGTTTAATCGAATTGCGAGATGATTTTCTAGGACTTGATTTGACTATTCCAATTATTTCAAGTCCTATGGATACTGTTACTGGACTTGAAATGTGCCGTGAGCTCAACAATCTTGGCGCACTCGGAATCTTAAACCGTTTTGATTCATCATTGGAAAAAGTATTAAATAATGGAAATGAACTCGAAGGATTAAAAGCAGTTTCCATTGGACTTGATACTCCTGAAGATGTGATAGAAAAACTTGCTGAGAAAAATTTTATTATTTGTATTGATACTGCAAATGCGAATAATGTTTTTGTACTTAAAAAGACTGAGGAAATTAAGAAAAAATATAATCTTAAAATCATCATAGGAAATACGGCGACAGGTGCAACTCTCGAAACACTCGAAAATGCTGGTGCTGATGCAGTTCGTGTTGGCATTGGTGGTGGAAGTGTTTGCACGACTTCAATTCAAACCGGAATTGGAATTGGACAGGTTTCTGCTATACTTGATACTGTTATGACAAAGAAAGAGAAGAAATTAAAAATTGAAATTATCGCGGATGGAGGAATTAAACACGCAGGAGATATTGCAAAAGCTATTGCACTTGGTGCAGATGCAGTGATGCTGGGAAGAATGCTTGCAGGAACGAAAGAAACACCAGGCGAAGTAATTAAATACAATGGAATGCTCTGGAAAAAATATCGTGGAAGTGCAAGTTTCGGTGTGAAAATGAAAAATGTTTTTGTTGAGGGTGAAGAAACTATGGTTCCATACAAAGGAACAGTCAAGAATGTTATCGATTCGATTATGGATGGATTGAGGAGCTGTATGAGTTATATGAATTGTAAATCACTTGATGAACTAAGGCAGTGTGAATCGTTCTCAGTTTTAAGCAATAGTTCCTATCTCGAAAGATTGCCAAAGGTTTAG